One window of the Eucalyptus grandis isolate ANBG69807.140 chromosome 8, ASM1654582v1, whole genome shotgun sequence genome contains the following:
- the LOC120287014 gene encoding fatty acyl-CoA reductase 3-like produces MGLDIVQFFENKTILVTGATGFLAKIFVEKMLRIQPNVKKMYVLIRAMDKQAATQRLHEELIQKELFDILREEWAENFNSIVEKLSPIPGDVSCENLGVHDFDLRSEMWREIDIIVSSAASTKFDERYDIALAVNAFGAKHVAEFAARCVNIKMLLHISTAYVCGNMTGVIQEKAFSMGETLNGSRKLDVNKEKLLVEELMNEL; encoded by the exons ATGGGGTTGGATATAgtccaattttttgaaaacaaGACCATCTTAGTCACAGGAGCCACTGGCTTTCTCGCAAAGA TTTTTGTGGAGAAGATGCTTCGGATTCAACCAAATGTCAAGAAAATGTACGTTCTTATTAGAGCTATGGACAAACAGGCGGCGACACAACGGTTGCATGAAGAG CTCATACAAAAGGAGTTATTCGACATTTTGAGGGAAGAATGGGCCgagaatttcaactcaattgtgGAGAAATTGTCTCCAATTCCTGGTGACGTTTCTTGCGAGAATTTGGGAGTacatgattttgatttgaggTCGGAGATGTGGAGAGAGATAGACATAATTGTTAGTTCGGCCGCGTCTACCAAATTTGACGAAAG ATATGACATTGCACTAGCAGTCAATGCATTTGGAGCGAAGCATGTTGCTGAATTTGCTGCAAGATGTGTCAACATAAAGATGCTACTCCACATATCGACTG CATATGTATGTGGTAATATGACTGGAGTTATACAAGAAAAGGCATTTAGCATGGGTGAGACGCTCAACGGGTCAAGGAAGTTGGACGTGAATAAAGAGAAGCTCTTGGTTGAAGAATTGATGAATGAACTTTGA
- the LOC104456839 gene encoding alcohol-forming fatty acyl-CoA reductase → MGEMMVQHHLKQDIPLVVMRPTIVTSTYREPFAGWTEGFPPRTMDSIAIHYGRGRLKYFLGDPNTILDMIPVDMVVNVMIVATAVHANQPISNKIYHVGSSKKHPMAYSDLQDIIVSYFRDSPWINEDGKPVKVRKPRIMGSMASFHKHVRRYILLSKVLKVASSMFGGYFQGLHADLDKKVNAVVRLADLYGPYVLFNGVFDDTNMMALRAMAFNNGVNLESVFYFDPRCINWEDYFKRTHLPQVVKTFQRK, encoded by the exons ATGGGGGAAATGATGGTGCAGCATCATCTCAAACAAGATATTCCTCTAGTTGTTATGAGACCCACAATCGTAACAAGTACTTATCGAGAACCTTTTGCTGGTTGGACTGAGGGTTTCCCTCCAAG AACTATGGACAGCATCGCCATACACTATGGTAGAGGAAGGCTGAAATATTTCCTGGGTGATCCTAATACGATACTCGACATG ATACCGGTAGATATGGTGGTAAACGTTATGATTGTGGCCACAGCGGTGCATGCTAATCAGCCCATTTCAAACAAGATTTACCATGTGGGTTCCTCAAAGAAACATCCCATGGCCTATTCAGATCTTCAAGACATCATAGTGAGTTACTTCAGGGACAGTCCTTGGATCAACGAGGATGGGAAGCCGGTCAAAGTTCGTAAGCCTAGAATTATGGGAAGCATGGCCAGCTTTCACAAGCACGTGAGACGTTACATTCTCTTGTCAAAG GTGCTGAAAGTAGCTAGCTCAATGTTTGGCGGGTATTTCCAAGGGTTGCATGCTGACTTGGACAAAAAGGTCAATGCTGTCGTGCGATTGGCAGACCTCTACGGACCATATGTTTTATTCAATGGCGT CTTTGACGATACAAATATGATGGCTTTGAGAGCCATGGCATTTAACAATGGAGTAAACTTGGAAAGTGTCTTCTACTTCGATCCAAGGTGTATCAATTGGGAGGATTATTTCAAGAGAACTCATTTGCCTCAAGTTGTCAAAACCTTCCAGCGCAAGTGA